In Gavia stellata isolate bGavSte3 chromosome 33, bGavSte3.hap2, whole genome shotgun sequence, the DNA window GTACTGTTAGCAGACTGAAAATGTAGGATAGCATAagctttaaaatgcagaacTCTCCTGTACCATTTCAGTTAATGACTGAGTCAGAGAGACATGGCCATATCCTAAGCTGTTTAATGACCCAGCTGAAGAAAGAGCATTATCTACATGGGAATACTATTGCAGAATAATCCTAGCTTGTATTTGGTTTTATGGCTAGGTAAAACCTAAATCCGGCTTATTTTAAACCCTAGTTATTTTCACCAGAGACAATAATAAGGGAAGTAGACCGGTGGTCTGATCCAATGTGTTTGTCATATGTCTGTTTGTAAATCCAGATCCAGATTAGCTCTTCAGATACACTGACTTCAATGATTTGATTCTCTGCATCTCAGGGCTACTTTATGAAGTAGGAAAGTATGAAAGAGGAAAGTATGAAAGAGGAAAgtaatatttcctcttttttactggaaaaagtGCGAAGCCACAAGCTTTTGTGACCAGGCATTTAGCTGAAATGGTAGTTTGCAAACTGTGGTTTTATCTGATGAAGGAAATCGTCTCCTTACATTTTATCAACCTGTGCCACACTCTATATGAAATTACACTGCAAAGCCAAGAAATATTTggatagaaatattttataggGTATATTTACTTATTACTTCAAGTATATGAATCTATCCTCAGGCTCAAATGTTTTGGGAGTTTTACCAGAGGGATTACAGAGATTAAGAGAACATAAAACTAAAAGGGGACAACAGAAAGTATATTACCCCAAAGAGCTTGAAAAGAAACAGGGaccagaaaaggaggaagaaatgtgTGGTTAAAGCAGTGCTGGGTTCTTGACTCCACCCATCTCTCCCAAGACAAAATCTGCTTCTGTCCCACCCGGTGTAACGAGGAGGCCAGCTCTGGTGtagctcctgcagctcctggttTTCAACCCGCATTCACCAGGGAGGAGCGCTGGTGTTTTAGTAAAAAACGTGCCGCCAACACTCTGTTCCTCTGGGAAGGAATgcgaattaaaaaaaaaagcagcagcaatttcAGAAGGCTTGGCGGATGTGACAAGTGCAGGGATTACTGGAGGGGGAAGATCAGAGCAATGCTGATTGACAGGAAAGTTTGTGAACAGCGTCATCAATTTTGCTTATGCATCTGGTGATCATTTTGCCTGTTCCCCAACAACCCAGCACCAAACCTTGACCTGTTGTTCCAGTAGAtcttgtgctttgtttttatgCAGTTCTGTGCTCTGTGTTTCAGGATCGCCTTCATCCCTGCAAAGAAATGTCTTGCTACGACCTGTgccccaccaccagcagcatcgcctgcccccagcccatCGCTAACAGCTGTAATGAGCCGTGTGTCCGGCAGTGCCCCGACTCGACGGCCCTGATCCAGCCACCCCCTGTTGTCGTCACCTTCCCcggccccatcctcagctccttcccccagcaAGCCGTGGTGGGCTCCTCCGGAGCACCCGCCTttgggggctccctggggctgcgggGCCTCTATGGCTCCGGGAACCTCTACGGTTATGGGGGCTCTCTGGGATATGGGGCCCAGTACGGTTACGGGAGTTCAGCCCTCTCCACGCTCGGCAGTGGGTACTGCAGCCCGTACTCCTCCCGCCGGTACAGCCGGTTCCTCCGCAGCAGCTGTGGGCCCTGCTAAAGGCAGCGGAGAGGTCTCGGAAGAGCCACACATGAAGGTCCAAACGCAGAGCAATGAGGATGGGGTTTCAGCgttcctgcagccctgcaaTGGAGCTACTGCCACTGAGCATTTCTGACCTTTCTCCTACCTTTTGTTTACCCTTCAGTTTCTAGTTTGTTCTTGCTATTGTTGCCCGTTCCAgcttccccatttttttttaaccatcatGCGGCAGCCTATTCCATATGGACATCACCCATAATGACAAGTATCTTCATCAGTAATTGCACACCAGACAGAAGAAAGCCAGCTGAGCACAGCAATATCTCTGAGCAGGACATTTGTTGAACATTCTCTGAAATTGTctggaaacagatttttcataTTCTGTGATATCTCGCTTTGCAAACGCAGGCATTTCTTGCTCATTAAAATTTTGTTGCATCACACAGCAGCATTCTggtttccttcctcccttcatCCACAGCCTGCCCGGGTGATATCTTCCTATGGGCAGGACCAAGCTGCTAACTAAGCAGTAGTACTGCAGAACATTTTAGCACAGACTGGATTTACACGGTGTCAAAAATCTTCCCGTAATGACACTCCTGAGTAGCAGCTTTCCATCCTTTGAAGAGACAAGAAGTTTACAATAACACAGTATCTTAACTCCTGTTATTTAAACATGATTTCAGTGGGGCCATTCCATGAGCATCCAGAGAATTGTGGGTTTCCATGCTGACCACAAATGCCACCAAGGTGGTGCCCAGCAGAGTACtttccaaatgtaaattcaCACCTATAAATTCACAGCTACAATGCTCAATCTATAGCATTGACATTGCTCAGCAGTACTTAAACTCCAGACATCCCAAGCAGCTAATACATTGCTCTTATTCCTCCTTGTAGTCATCAGCCTCTCCACCCCAGTAAGAAAGAGGAATAATCCCTGTTCCCTCTAAGAAATAACTGTAGTACAGTAAGTATCAGGAGCAGCAGACTCAGTGCTTCTAAGCTTCTGGTAATATAACCAATTCAAATTGTAATGGACCTGCAAATGAGGCACACTCAGTGCTGTGCAAACAAAGAATAAAGTCAGTCCCTGCCCTCAAGTCCTTTCAGAGTAAATAGACAAGGCAAGCAAAGCATGGGCATCATtgctctcttcccttttttgcAGATAGGCATCTTTTATACAGAAATTAACGGCTGTGTTTTCCATACTGTCAAaacattattaaatattttccccagGTGACAAAGGAATCACTTGGCAAAGCCCAACTGAATTCCTCTCTCCAATATCCCCATCTAACAATTGACATACAGTCTCTGTTTCCAGTTTTCTATTCCACTGGTTAGCTTCAGGTTTGCTTTTCACTGTTACTCTCATCTCCtttaggaaaagaggaaaatagcAGCAGATAAGGAGCACACCATGGAATATTCCTGTCTGTCTCTTTGCTCTGGTGTCAGGAACACTGGCATATATTGGGACGGGGAGAATTTCAGTAATGTTAACTTCCATGTTAATATTCAAATTTGCCTGTAATCTGGGTCAGTAGTCTGACTGCTATGTGTCAGTCAGTAATGATGGtgtttaaaattgaaaatatcctttttttttttttcagacagaacTCTGAAAAAGAGATAATCAGTCAAACCGACAAGTTTTCATGGACTTCTGCTTACTTTATCTGAAAGACGGTACATGGCATGGCCAGTAGTATACAGGACATAGGAAATTTAgcagatcatagaatcatggaatcatggaatggtttggcTTGGAAAGAACttttgaagatcatctagtccaccccccctgccataggcagggacatctttcactagatcaggttgctcaaagccccatccaacctgaccttgaacacttccaaaaaACAGTGACCTCAGGATTCAAGACATGGCTtattataatttgttttctaagtAAAAGGGGAGAATGAGCTAAAAGAAGATCCCTTTCTCCAGGTTTCTCTGGTagagcattttatttaaaacatctgAAACATTCAAGTTCACATCCTCCAATTGCCAAACTGATAAAAGGTAGACTGCAAGCAGTCACTTTGCTAATTCCTCCATAATCAAACCCTGGAAGGAAGCTGGCATTCAGCAGGGCATATTTCTGGTCCTATTATGTTGAGCCATTGTGCCTGCAGGCTATTTACCAGTGGTGTGAGTCTGAACCACATGAAAAACCATTAGGCTCTAGCAGTGACTAAATATTTAGTGAATCCGCCTATTTAAATCGAACATGAAAGGCTTAACTCCCACAGATATCTGTCTTGAACTGTAATTTAGTGCGTGGGGAGGACATATACTTCAGGCTGTGTTTACAACATCTTTATGAATCAACTTCTGATTGCATCTCATTTACCAATAGTGTTACCTTATAGTAGGATACAAACACATGCTCAGAGCACATttagagaagagagaggagagcgTAGTGACCTCTGCAGTTCAAGATGAGACAGTGTGATTTCATTTATTGTTCTTGGTAATTACTTGCTTCACTGACAGAAGGAACAGGAGTCTGAGTTGCTGATGCTAACTGTCAACAGCCTGGACTTCCCATGGCTGACCAAGAACTGCGGGAGACTTCGCGGTCAGATCTGGTCCCCATGTTGCAGTGGCCAGCAAACTGTCAAGATCTCAGCACTGCTTCCAGATTATCGTGATAAACATCAGCTGGTGTTACTCCCATCTCCTATCTGCATGTGGTGTGGCCTGAGATGCGTTGGGTCTGCCAGTGAAATTAGTTCTCTTATCTTCTACTGTGTTCATCTGTGATTACACTTACACGAAGGTGTAATCCAAGTTCAGCCTGCTGTGCATTTGGGAAGTGGCAGATTGCTGACGGTAAGGAGCAGTACAGAACAACGGAAGGCAGTTAAACAACTGTCCTTTGATGTTTGCTCTGGTCTACAATCATAACATGCAAATTCAGCCTGGCAGATGAGAAGCAGCAATGCAAATTTTGCAGTTCCTGCTCTCCAAGGGACAGTCTCTGCAGGTCACTTTACCAAATAATGGTGTTGCGGAGTGCTATGTCTTCAAGCACCATTCAAAGTCAGTAGAGTCCATTGATCCATTAATACATACTACAGTGATCTGTTTATAGTCCGGGCTCTAACCTCTGGCTCCCACGTGTGCCTTTTCTGTAGCACAACAAGTACGTAGGCAGAGCAGCTTCCTCCAGGTACACTGACAACATCCACGCTGAAGGATATCTGACTGCACCCTTTCAGCGCAACATGAGAAACTGGCTGCTATTGCGAGTCCAGTGCAGAGGTGCAGCAAGACGGGCTGACAAGACAATTGATGTAATTCTGCTCTTCTGTGTgggatgaaaacaaaaatcttgaaAAGAGGTCTTCTGCAGTGATCAACACCATAGTGATGCATCTTAAAAATTCCTGATCTGGTTGCTTTAGCGCTCTGCATACCTGCCCAAATAAGAACTGGTTTTTTGACAGCATCCTAGTGACTCCAAGAATAATCATGCAGTGCATTGGAGACAGAGGAAGGACGAAAACAAGACAAAGCCTTCAGACACATCCTAACAAGAAAGAGGAGTTGCCTGGATACCTCATGGTAGCCTCATCTCATTTCAGCTAGTTTTACAGGTGAAGTCACACCTCCAAACCCTTTGAAGTTATTACCACATACTTGACCCTGTCCAAACAAATTTCTGTAGCGTGAGACTGGGGTTTGCCTGGAATCATTCTGCTCGAGTATTGCGAAGTTTGTTAGTGCATTGCTGGTATTCCTAGGAACAGCAGCTTCACACAGGGAAGAGCAGAAGTGCTGAGCAGTGTCTGATGTCTGGTCCGTCAGAGTCCTGGTTGGCGTTGCAAGCATAGGATGAGGTGAACGCCTCTTAATAGCTGTACTAATTGTATGCAAATTGCATCACTAGAAAAACAGCTCTACAGGACATACTGAGCAGCCTGGCACTGCGCTGCTGTTGAACAAAGAGAGATGCTGAACATGCCCAATATCCACAGTCATCTCTCAGTAGCCTCAAATGTACGTGTAAAGTTCCTGAGatggaaaatattatttggCCTGAATGATACCTGTTGCTCTGCAGGGAAGTCTTAAgaattattcttttatttatctTAACTAGGGCTGCCAAGAATTTAGAAGTATTAATGGGAAAGTTCAAAGAACTCACAGAATTTCAGCAAAGATCTGCCATTCAGTTAAAAATTCCTGTTGGCTATTCAAAGGAAAGTTCTACCCACAGATCGTTACATGCTATTtttaagcaatgaaaaatatcaTAAAACCAATGTACGGGGATGTAATTAAACTGGAGCCTCAGGCAAGTAGTGAGACACAGGGAAGATCTTCAAAGTTACTCCTGTGTTTAACTTTCTTTGCTAGCGTGTAGCACATACACGCTGTAACCACACCTGTCCTGGAGGAAATTTCAAACTTAGTTGTAAGGGTTACAAAACATGTTTATCCAGCATGAAATTACTTTTGTGCAGAAGGCACTCATTATGCTCGCTCCTGCTTGAAGGGCCTGGTCACCTTCCAACTTTAGGCgttgaaagaaagcaaacacgGTCATGTTTCACTATGAAGATTAATGCTCACCCAGAATGGTATATAAACATAAAAAggtgggcaaaaaaaaaaagacaagaaagctCAGAATTTTGATGCACAATAATTTAATGAAGTAAGAAGTAAAATATCTTATTGAGAAtgaaaaacacagggaaaatatTGTCAGGGTCTCATTAAAAGCTGCAAGCAAAGAATTGCTCCAGGGCTATGCATTCCACATAcattactctttctttttcacgGCATGGGAAGACTTACACAATCTAGTCCCACTTTCAACCTGCCAAAGATCATTGATATAACTAATTTGAGGTCGTTATTATCAGGAGCCACTGGAAAGAATAGTCAGAAAACTAAATTCAATCGTTAGCTTGAGAGTTACGAGTAAGTGTGATTTTCAGAGATGTGCAATTCACATTCCAGGAAAGCAACGCCAGTAACAGGGTGTTGTTTTCCTCCGTGTTGGGTGATTGCTCCTTGCTCCTTATTTAACACGGTCTGCAGCTCCCAAAACCATAACCACTGGATCCATAGGAAGAATATGACCTCCCATAATTGTACAAGCTCCTAGAACCATAGGAGCCACTGGGACCCAGAGAGCTCATGGATCCAAATAAGCTCCCAATGCTGGATGGTGCTGAGCTGCCCACTATGCTCTCCTGAGAGCTGGAGCTGAGAATGGGTCCTGGGAAGGTCATGACCACAGGTGGTGGGTAGATCACAGCTCTTGAATCACCACAGGACATAACACAGGGCTGGCTCCAGGCATTCGCAATTGGCTGCGGGCAGGTCACTTCGCAGGGCGCGAGGCAGCGGGAGCTGATCATCTGTCTGTAGGAAGACATCTGGGAATGGAGATAAATCTGAAACACACAGCACCGAGGCAACACAAGGCTGAAAGCTCAGACACCAATATAATGGAGACTGTGCttggaagagaaagaataagATAGCAAAAAGACCAGAAGGAGGATGAAGAATTCAGTTTTGTCTCAGCAGCCATGTCCCTTTTGTCATCTTCTCatgccctcctcctctccctcagaACAATCTCCATTTCTTTTGGCTCCTAATTATGAAGCTAATTTGATACATAAAAGCATCATTAACAATCAAAGAAATTGTGTCATTGAATTTGAGCTATCCCTCTATCCTTTACTATTTCTCCTTTCCACCATTCCCTTTTGAATCTGACATGCTGTGACACTTGATCGTTTCTTTTCTAAATAactgcagaaaagaacagaagcaCTGGCTGGCACTTATATAGTAACATCCCGTGCTGGTTCTGCACCACCTGTAATCATTACAACTGTATGAGGCAAGTCATTGTTATTCCAGCTTTAAGGAAGAGGTAACTGAGGCTGAGAGGTGAATGCATTGCCCAGAGCCATTTGGTGAGGTAACAGGAGAGACGGAGTTAAAATTCAAGCAAGCCTGGTTGTTAATGACAGTGCTATTCCTCAGTATTTCAGATGCTACAGCTGGCTCCAGGGCTCCCCTTCGTGTTCTTTACACAGACAAAATGAGAAGCAGCCACATCCCTGAAGAGCTCATAAAAAGAGTTTGCTTGGCAAAATATCCCATGTTTGGGTGGGAATGCAGTATCAGTGAGGTTTCCAGTATAACTAGGACTCGTGTGAAAGTGGTCCCAGCTGTCCTGCTAAAGATGACTGAGGTGACAGATGACTGCGGCAGAACTAGGAGCTGTGCATA includes these proteins:
- the LOC104256826 gene encoding scale keratin, coding for MSCYDLCPTTSSIACPQPIANSCNEPCVRQCPDSTALIQPPPVVVTFPGPILSSFPQQAVVGSSGAPAFGGSLGLRGLYGSGNLYGYGGSLGYGAQYGYGSSALSTLGSGYCSPYSSRRYSRFLRSSCGPC